The Procambarus clarkii isolate CNS0578487 chromosome 37, FALCON_Pclarkii_2.0, whole genome shotgun sequence genome window below encodes:
- the LOC138371905 gene encoding uncharacterized protein: MDARGTEAAGTEAFVRTGTKPLPSLANSAGATTSQPGEPATGDAEAAGEDTGPGPGDNPTTGPITAATRPTGAAGTPTASHTSPSPENELPESSNSPTSAQAVLRGGDRLKACRERLDTGRRSSELSPPLGSTVAEPLVARATPCSARSLNIAASTTRGTGPHTAGDITVCTSTRVEDTAARDSTGRGAASTSGVTRPHTTGDTTGDSTGDEAGRGGRGAGAGDALPSTPTPTATSRLASETGNGATEDWVVTLSTASPSDRSGTANRGKSSSLKRFTGPTRLASHPAA; encoded by the coding sequence ATGGACGCCAGAGGCACGGAGGCCGCCGGAACAGAAGCATTTGTAAGAACCGGCACCAAGCCCCTACCCTCTCTCGCAAACTCTGCCGGTGCCACAACCTCCCAACCCGGGGAACCAGCAACCGGTGACGCGGAGGCAGCCGGAGAAGACACCGGACCAGGGCCAGGCGACAATCCCACCACAGGACCCATCACTGCTGCAACACGACCCACAGGAGCCGCAGGCACTCCAACAGCGTCGCACACATCACCATCCCCAGAAAACGAACTCCCGGAGTCCTCAAATTCCCCGACGTCGGCCCAGGCCGTATTACGAGGCGGAGACAGACTCAAAGCTTGTCGCGAACGCTTGGACACAGGTCGCAGATCGTCGGAACTATCACCTCCGCTAGGAAGCACTGTAGCAGAACCGCTGGTTGCCCGTGCAACACCCTGCAGCGCACGATCACTCAACATCGCAGCCTCAACAACCCGGGGAACAGGACCACACACCGCAGGAGACATCACAGTGTGCACGTCGACACGGGTCGAAGACACAGCTGCCAGAGACAGTACAGGCCGAGGCGCAGCCTCGACGTCCGGAGTCacgagaccacacaccacaggagatACAACTGGAGACTCGACAGGAGACGAGGCAGGCAGGGGAGGCCGAGGTGCGGGAGCCGGGGATGCACTTCCTTCCACTCCGACACCCACAGCCACATCGAGGCTGGCATCAGAGACCGGCAACGGGGCAACAGAGGACTGGGTAGTAACACTGTCCACAGCATCACCTTCCGACAGGTCTGGGACTGCCAACAGGGGAAAGTCCTCCTCCCTGAAGAGGTTCACTGGCCCGACCCGGCTCGCATCACATCCCGCAGCCTAA
- the LOC138371973 gene encoding uncharacterized protein codes for MAPVGVQYVPAHRMASGSSSRRPEHARLHPLDHPGRAPAPNYHSLDMAGPDLTDLLSRPSEAVSLNIPRVGSCPWCMVGDTTRVFPLWSKWVACLCFPLGLIALCLNYEDRCSFCDYVSTH; via the exons ATGGCACCGGTTGGCGTACAGTATG TTCCAGCTCACCGCATGGCCTCGGGCTCTTCAAGCCGCAGGCCTGAACATGCCCGCT TGCACCCACTTGATCATCCTGGGCGTGCCCCTGCCCCAAACTACCACAGTTTGGACATGGCAGGGCCCGATCTAACTGATCTACTAAGCCGCCCTTCTGAGGCAGTCTCTCTCAATATCCCACGTGTTGGTTCTTGCCCGTGGTGTATG GTTGGTGACACCACCCGGGTGTTTCCCTTGTGGAGCAAGTGGGTAGCCTGCTTGTGCTTTCCCCTCGGCCTCATAGCCCTATGCCTCAATTACGAGGACCGTTGCTCATTCTGTGACTACGTGTCGACCCATTAA